One window from the genome of Gloeocapsa sp. DLM2.Bin57 encodes:
- a CDS encoding glycosyltransferase family 1 protein gives MKILVLAWEFPPRLIGGISRHVAELYPELVKLGHTIHLITVEVANAPNYEIVEGIHVHRVPVAPGHDFFHWVANMNESMGHYGGKLIIEQEPFDLIHAHDWLVGDAAIALKYHFHIPLIATIHATEYGRYNGIHNRTHDYIHGKEKYLAQHAQRIIVCTNYMRHEVERVLNVPWDKMNIIYNGIRPEKKQHSPEFDYLAFRRLFARDQEKLVYYVGRMTHEKGVFVLLNAAPRIIAELEGNVKFILIGEGQTQNLKQQAWNLGIWDFCNFTGFMSDADLDKFQTVADCAVFPSLYEPFGIVALESFAALVPVVVSNTGGLPEVVRQGETGIVTQANDAESLAEGILTILKNPEYGKFLTENAFIDLFNRFNWSQLAQETAKVYDLTLQVNVTR, from the coding sequence ATGAAAATTCTGGTCTTAGCTTGGGAGTTTCCTCCCCGTCTGATTGGGGGTATTTCTCGCCATGTTGCCGAATTATATCCAGAGCTAGTGAAATTAGGACATACTATTCATTTAATCACGGTAGAGGTTGCTAATGCTCCTAACTACGAAATTGTCGAAGGTATTCATGTTCACCGCGTGCCTGTTGCCCCTGGACACGATTTTTTTCATTGGGTAGCTAATATGAATGAGAGTATGGGTCATTATGGGGGTAAGCTCATAATTGAACAAGAGCCCTTTGATTTAATCCACGCTCATGATTGGTTGGTAGGAGATGCGGCGATCGCTCTTAAATATCATTTTCACATTCCCCTAATTGCCACTATTCACGCTACAGAATATGGTCGTTATAACGGTATTCACAACAGAACTCACGATTATATTCACGGTAAAGAAAAATATCTAGCTCAACACGCTCAACGCATTATTGTTTGTACTAATTATATGCGTCATGAAGTAGAAAGGGTACTGAATGTTCCTTGGGATAAAATGAATATTATTTATAATGGTATTCGTCCCGAGAAAAAACAACATTCCCCTGAGTTCGATTATCTCGCTTTTCGCCGTCTATTTGCAAGAGATCAAGAAAAACTCGTCTATTACGTAGGACGTATGACTCATGAAAAAGGGGTTTTTGTGCTGCTTAACGCTGCACCCAGGATAATAGCAGAATTAGAAGGCAATGTTAAGTTTATTTTAATTGGAGAAGGTCAAACTCAGAATCTCAAACAACAAGCTTGGAATTTAGGTATCTGGGATTTTTGTAATTTTACAGGGTTTATGTCAGATGCAGATTTAGATAAGTTTCAAACCGTAGCTGATTGTGCTGTTTTTCCTAGTCTTTACGAACCTTTTGGGATAGTAGCTTTAGAAAGTTTTGCGGCTTTAGTACCTGTAGTTGTATCAAATACTGGGGGGTTGCCAGAAGTGGTCAGACAGGGAGAAACAGGAATAGTCACTCAAGCTAACGATGCTGAATCTCTAGCTGAAGGTATTTTAACGATTTTGAAAAATCCTGAGTATGGGAAGTTTTTAACAGAAAATGCTTTTATAGATTTATTTAATCGGTTTAATTGGTCTCAATTAGCACAAGAAACAGCTAAAGTATATGATTTAACTCTGCAAGTAAATGTCACTAGATAA
- a CDS encoding DUF697 domain-containing protein: protein MAEIGETHLNQARASLQQALSWYSSFRRHWNYPPDAELQAAVRKDLQVLQSSLDKLEQTVIKIATFGLVSRGKSAVVNALVGQKILATGPIHGVTQWPKSVRWSPPSGKVQMELIDTPGLDEISGEIRAQMAKTVALEADLILFVVAGDITRTEYAALCELRQAQKPLILVFNKIDLYPEQDQQTIIAQLQALGGISLEAIALVAAEPQPVPVKVKWTDGTITQEWETPPPQINQLREKILDILNREGRSLLALNALSQAKIAATNIATKTITLRQEQAETIIWNYAKYKALVVAINPLPILDILVGSLTDLFLIRSLARLYGLPITNYQAGKLLKTILTSTGGLLLGETVTSTILGMGKITIWNNPTDFTIYSGTALTQGAIALYGSYIIGKSTQVYLKQGCTWGPFGPSTIIQEILTQIEPDSIIARVQST from the coding sequence ATGGCTGAAATAGGAGAAACCCATCTCAATCAAGCTCGCGCTAGTTTACAACAAGCTTTATCCTGGTATTCTAGTTTCCGTCGTCATTGGAATTATCCACCAGATGCTGAATTACAAGCAGCGGTGCGCAAGGATTTACAAGTTTTACAGTCATCTTTAGATAAACTCGAACAAACAGTCATCAAAATAGCCACCTTTGGGTTAGTTAGTCGAGGTAAATCAGCGGTAGTTAACGCTTTAGTTGGACAGAAAATCTTAGCAACAGGGCCAATTCATGGTGTTACCCAATGGCCCAAATCCGTGCGCTGGTCTCCTCCCTCTGGTAAAGTCCAGATGGAATTAATCGATACACCAGGTTTAGACGAAATCTCAGGTGAAATAAGAGCCCAAATGGCGAAAACTGTAGCCCTAGAAGCAGATTTGATTCTGTTTGTAGTGGCAGGAGATATCACCAGAACTGAGTATGCAGCATTGTGTGAACTACGTCAAGCTCAAAAACCCCTAATTCTAGTCTTCAATAAGATTGACCTTTACCCTGAACAAGATCAACAAACCATTATAGCACAACTGCAAGCACTTGGGGGAATTTCTCTAGAAGCGATCGCTCTAGTAGCAGCTGAGCCTCAACCTGTACCAGTTAAGGTAAAATGGACAGATGGAACTATTACCCAAGAATGGGAAACCCCACCACCGCAAATTAATCAACTCAGAGAGAAAATTTTAGACATTCTTAACCGGGAAGGGCGATCGCTTCTCGCTCTTAACGCTCTATCTCAAGCTAAAATAGCAGCAACTAACATCGCCACTAAAACCATTACCCTTCGTCAAGAACAAGCAGAAACAATTATCTGGAACTACGCTAAGTATAAAGCCCTAGTCGTAGCTATTAATCCCTTACCTATCTTAGATATACTAGTTGGTAGTCTAACCGATTTATTTTTGATTCGCTCCCTAGCTCGTTTATATGGTCTCCCCATTACTAATTATCAAGCTGGTAAACTATTAAAAACTATCTTAACTAGTACAGGAGGACTATTACTCGGAGAAACTGTTACTAGTACAATCTTAGGAATGGGCAAAATAACCATCTGGAATAATCCCACAGATTTTACCATCTATAGTGGAACAGCTTTAACTCAAGGAGCGATCGCCCTTTATGGTAGTTATATCATTGGTAAATCTACTCAAGTATATCTTAAACAAGGCTGTACTTGGGGACCTTTTGGACCTAGTACCATTATTCAAGAAATCCTAACTCAAATCGAACCTGATAGCATTATCGCTCGTGTACAATCTACCTGA